From Paenibacillus polymyxa, the proteins below share one genomic window:
- the yycF gene encoding response regulator YycF, with protein sequence MQGTILVVDDEQPIADILKFNLEKEGYEVICAFDGISAVDIAIKQQPDLILLDLMLPGMDGMDVCREVRGHQLQTPIIMLTAKDGEIDKVLGLELGADDYVTKPFSTRELLARVKAQMRRQQRGVAGTPESRPQEDKQGLRVGDLFFDADMYTAYKNGTPLDLTHREYELLYYMAKNAGKVMTREHLLQAVWGFEYYGDVRTVDVTIRRLREKIEENPSKPETILTRRGLGYIVSGGKGGLRA encoded by the coding sequence ATGCAAGGGACGATTCTAGTAGTGGATGATGAACAACCTATCGCTGATATTTTGAAATTTAATTTGGAAAAAGAAGGATACGAGGTCATTTGCGCCTTTGATGGAATCAGTGCGGTGGATATCGCGATTAAGCAACAGCCAGACCTGATTTTGCTGGACCTGATGCTGCCGGGCATGGACGGTATGGACGTATGCCGCGAGGTGCGCGGACATCAGCTTCAGACGCCAATTATTATGCTGACTGCGAAGGATGGGGAAATCGACAAAGTGCTAGGGCTGGAGCTGGGTGCGGACGATTATGTGACGAAGCCGTTCAGCACACGCGAATTGCTGGCACGCGTGAAGGCACAGATGCGTAGACAGCAACGCGGCGTAGCAGGCACGCCGGAAAGCCGCCCACAGGAGGATAAGCAGGGGCTACGCGTAGGCGATCTCTTTTTTGATGCGGATATGTATACAGCCTATAAAAACGGAACTCCACTTGACCTGACGCACCGCGAGTATGAACTTCTGTACTATATGGCGAAAAATGCAGGCAAGGTCATGACTCGCGAGCATTTGCTTCAAGCGGTATGGGGATTTGAGTACTACGGGGATGTGCGGACGGTAGACGTGACGATCCGGCGACTGCGCGAGAAGATTGAGGAAAACCCGAGCAAGCCGGAGACGATCCTGACACGGCGTGGCCTTGGATATATCGTTAGCGGGGGCAAAGGTGGCCTGCGGGCATGA